In Toxoplasma gondii ME49 chromosome VIII, whole genome shotgun sequence, a single genomic region encodes these proteins:
- a CDS encoding ATP synthase F1 gamma subunit (encoded by transcript TGME49_231910~Signal peptide predicted by SignalP 2.0 HMM (probability 0.838) with cleavage site probability 0.731 at residue 32) has translation MAGLASLSSVGALRGMRLVPAAHLLPLHSAFGQQTRNFGAGDLKIVAARMKSVKSIQKITKAMKMVAASKLRMDQRRLENGLPFATPVQKLVQRIPVDPKEKGTLAVLALSSDKGLCGGVNSFVAKQARIVIKENEMAGNAVQVYGVGDKIRSALQRTFGDRFKRIMTEVTRFPWNFGQACIIADRLMQDNPARLMVIYNHFKSAVAYDTLTLNVLTPTQAAQSAKEQLNTFEFEPEKTDVWKDLQDFYYACTVFGCMLDNIASEQSARMSAMDNASTNAGEMISSLTLRYNRARQAKITTELVEIISGANALE, from the exons ATGGCAGGGCTggcttccctgtcttctgttGGCGCTCTGCGCGGCATGCGGCTCGTCCCTGCTGCACATTTGCTCCCTCTCCACTCCGCATTTGGCcagcagacgagaaactTCGGTGCCGGAGACTTGAAGATTGTCGCCGCTCGCATGAAGTCGGTCAAATCGATTCAAAAG ATCACAAAAGCCATGAAAATGGTGGCGGCATCGAAGCTTCGTATGGACCAAAGACGCCTGGAGAACGGCCTTCCCTTCGCTACGCCGGTGCAA aAACTCGTTCAGCGAATTCCCGTCGATCCGAAGGAAAAAGGCActctcgccgttctcgccCTCTCCTCAG ACAAGGGTCTGTGCGGCGGCGTGAACAGCTTTGTCGCGAAGCAAGCCCGGATCGTGATCAAAGAGAACGAAATGGCTGGCAACGCAGTCCAGGTCTATGGAGTTGGCGACAAAATCCGCTCCGCCTTGCAGAGGACTTTCGGCGACCGCTTCAAACGCATCATGACAGAAGTGACCCGCTTCCCCTGGAACTTTGGCCAGGCCTGTATCATCGCCGACAGGCTCATGCAG gaCAACCCCGCTCGTTTGATGGTAATTTACAACCACTTCAAGTCGGCCGTTGCGTACGACACTCTGACACTGAACGTCTTGACCCCGACGCAGGCTGCCCAGAGCgcgaaagagcagttgaacACTTTCGAGTTTGAGCCGGAGAAAACCGACGTGTGGAAGGACCTTCAGGACTTTTACTACGCCTGCACAGTTTTCGGTTGCATGCTCGACAACATCGCTTCTGAACAG AGCGCCCGTATGAGTGCCATGGACAACGCGTCGACGAATGCTGGAGAAATGATTTCTTCTTTGACGCTGCGGTACAACCGAGCGAGACAAGCGAAGATCACAACTGAACTCGTGGAAATTATTTCTGGCGCGAATGCGCTCGAGTAA
- a CDS encoding oxidoreductase, short chain dehydrogenase/reductase family protein (encoded by transcript TGME49_231920): MDLYCAKTFSKMADTSVKRSTREISNLFPSKALVLLIGASKGFGRSVAIEAAKKWRQVRDHAELKFVLIGRDENLMQETGEAVKKELETANYSIHKLDVSVVDDAFEKRVDAVFASESFADFDAVYLIHNSGWVQPTCYLQNATSKDIRRSVNLNFTSFSILNARFLHRLLETVSSSSSRPGVVRILQISSLAGLQPFPSLPVYSSVKAARDMLMRVVAAEMKECKEMQNCDLKTLSWAPGQLATDMMKEVRECEDANVRAAASNLSFNVETSHSASLMWKVVAADTFESAEHVDVFDVIKSL, encoded by the exons ATGGACCTGTACTGTGCAAAAAC GTTTTCGAAAATGGCAGACACTTCTGTGAAGAGAAGTACAAGAGAAATAAGCAACTTGTTTCCTTCAAAAGCTCTCGTGCTTCTAATTGGGGCATCGAAAGGCTTCGGGCGTTCTGTAGCCATCGAGGCGGCAAAGAAATGGCGACAAGTCCGAGATCACGCAGAACTCAAATTCGTACTCATCGGCAGA GATGAAAATCTCATGCAagagactggagaggcgGTGAAGAAAGAGTTGGAAACAGCTAATTACTCCATCCACAA ACTTGATGTAAGCGTCGTGGACGACGCATTCGAGAAGCGCGTTGACGCTGTCTTCGCCTCAGAATCCTTCGCAGATTTCGATGCAGT ATATTTGATTCACAATTCAGGGTGGGTGCAGCCCACGTGTTACTTGCAGAATGCGACGAGCAAGGACATTCGCCGGTCGGTCAACCTCAACTTCACCTCGTTTTCCATTTTGAACGCACGttttcttcatcgtcttTTAGAGACTGTTTCTAGCAGCTCAAGCAGGCCAGGCGTCGTTCGCATTCTTCAGATCTCGTCCCTTGCAGGCCTTCAAccgttcccctctctcccggTCTACTCCTCCGTCAAGGCCGCGAGGGACATGCTCATGCGTGTGGTAGCGGCGGAAATGAAGGAATGTAAAGAAATGCAAAACTGTGACTTGAAAACGCTCAGCTGGGCTCCAG GACAATTGGCTACTGACATGATGAAGGAAGTTCGAGAATGCGAAGACGCAAACGTGCGCGCTGCGGCGTCGAATCTGTCATTCAACGTCGAGACAA GCCATAGCGCGAGTTTGATGTGGAAGGTTGTGGCAGCCGACACCTTTGAATCGGCCGAACATGTCGACGTTTTCGATGTTATCAAATCCCTTTAA
- a CDS encoding hypothetical protein (encoded by transcript TGME49_231930~Predicted trans-membrane domain (TMHMM2.0):738-761:767-790), which yields MDFGASSPRSTFSSSTDASPERLSLPPFYIFSFLSPFAASASLPSLTSPLGASAVLAGKEVVDWSTCPICLQVLCRPVCGPCQHVACGGCFVGSLQWRQKCPVCNRAMKASDLECMRSPDASNGRSEATSREEQSSSSSQPPSSLSAPDPSSSLASPSRRPSDRSAPPLAGAADVGPPPTATAAVCAQPPRQGSLGTNPAAATTAAAAAAAVSAAAAATVTATLAGGTDAAVNAAGDVKDGVSAAAAVISAVLSSDELEAGEEEVPREARAARAATARLAGTQGEGGEREDPQSAAFGGDGTDENAMIARVQKLLEEERRRELAKKTEETRGQGNGDRASETEPPGLESREEQIIRMCDSYYERVLAARDGRKSEVSSSFSSSALGSSFASAVSVTSTLYWRLLLRCDLCGEVVAMHRYDAHRRSSCAYRRCRFFPFGCEFVAKVEGSVAPLVATSSLPVSAIAAPSSLFASAVAPASTASSEPPSRNALQLRVHEHRCPYRLVKCPCCWKYSTERSSSVLVPLTQLAKLQASRAPVPPRQPSGPSSPFDSHERGDSEEPRLASQGSQKKEEETREEGAREEEAREVSGNLPDVHAESREGDGREFGGVLPSSHATREGRETPSQEELVHLLILQQQDLPRDDDADRRWFSVQRDPSSLFSSAEVEDVDLTEPVGRVVFEDLQGAMDYLLDTEEDIENRIERYGMEPKAFMSEQDRLLVCSPDCIVKEPQRLRVELHEALALLGVTWAVGFPLAFLLGAASSFWGQKTAAFLDIAVPYFFSIVSGWLTGFLRQRPAAGFSLQNE from the exons ATGGATTtcggcgcttcttcgccgcgttccactttctcttcttcgacggaCGCTTCTCCCGAGcgactgtctctgccgcctttctacatcttttctttcctctcccccttcgctgcttctgcctctctgccttctctcacATCACCTCTCGGCGCCAGCGCAGTTCTCGCTGGAAAGGAAGTCGTCGACTGGAGCACTTGCCCCATTTGCCTGCAG GTTCTCTGCCGCCCAGTCTGCGGTCCGTGCCAGCACGTCGCATGCGGCGGCTGCTTCGTCGGATCTCTCCAGTGGCGACAGAAATGTCCCGTTTGCAACAGAGCGATGAAAGCCAGCGACCTGGAATGCATGCGGTCTCCTGACGCTTCGAACGGTCGCTCTGAGGCAACCTCTCGCGAGGAGcagtcttcttcatcttctcagcccccctcttctttgtctgctCCTgatccctcttcttctctcgcctctccctctcgccgGCCTTCCGATCGCTCGGCTCCGCCGTTAGCCGGTGCCGCGGATGTCGGACCGCCTCCGACCGCCACGGCTGCTGTTTGTGCTCAACCGCCTCGGCAGGGAAGTCTGGGGACGAACCCCGCGGCCGCGACGACTgcggctgcagctgcggcggcTGTGTCGGCTGCGGCCGCTGCGACGGTCACGGCGACTCTCGCTGGAGGGACAGACGCGGCTGTCAATGCAGCAGGAGATGTGAAGGACGGGGTGTCCGCTGCAGCCGCAGTCATTAGCGCAGTTCTGTCATCTGACGAACTCGAagccggagaagaggaagtcccccgagaagcgagagcagcgagagcagcgacagcgaggTTGGCTGGCACGcaaggcgaaggaggagagagagaggatccACAGAGTGCGGCGTTCGGAGGCGACGGAACAGATGAAAACGCGATGATTGCTCGAGTTCAGAAGCTtttggaggaagagaggcgccgggagctggcgaagaagacagaggagacacggggaCAGGGCAATGGAGACAGGGCCTCAGAGACAGAACCACCGGGTTTAGAAAGCCGCGAAGAGCAAATCATACGAATGTGTGATTCCTATTACGAACGCGTCCTCGCTGCACGAGACGGACGCAAAAGTgaagtttcttcttcattttcttcttctgctcttgggtcgtctttcgcctctgctgTCAGTGTCACGTCGACCCTGTACTGGCGACTGCTTCTGCGCTGCGACCTATGTGGAGAAGTTGTGGCGATGCACAG ATACGACGCGCACCGCCGCTCTTCGTGTGCATATCGCCGCTGTCGATTCTTTCCATTCGGATGCGAATTCGTCGCCAAAGTCGAGGGCTCCGTCGCTCCCTTGGTCGCcacctcttctctccccgtttcGGCTATTGCCgcgccctcttctctgtttgcctCCGCGGTCGCCCCCGCCTCAACTGCCTCTTCTGAGCCTCCGTCGCGAAACGCTCTCCAGCTGCGAGTCCATGAGCACCGGTGTCCGTATCGTTTAGTGAAATGCCCCTGCTGCTGGAAGTACAGCACGGAGCGCAGCAGCTCGGTCCTCGTGCCTCTCACCCAACTGGCCAAGTTGCAGGCCTCGCGCGCCCCGGTGCCGCCGCGGCAGCCGAGCGGGCCTTCGTCGCCATTCGACAGCCACGAACGAGGCGACTCGGAGGAGCCTCGTCTGGCGAGTCAGGGAAGtcaaaagaaagaagaggaaacaagggaagaaggcgcgagagaagaagaagcacggGAAGTCAGCGGTAACTTGCCAGATGTGCATGCCGAGAGTCGGGAGGGCGACGGCCGCGAGTTTGGAGGCGTTTTACCCAGCAGCCACGCGACGCGAGAAGGCCGAGAGACGCCTTCCCAGGAAGAACTTGTGCATCTCCTCATTCTGCAGCAACAAGATCTCCCGCGAGACGACGACGCGGACAGACGCTGGTTTTCTGTCCAGCGGGAcccgtcgtcgctcttctcctctgcagaaGTAGAGGACGTCGACCTCACCGAACCTGTCGGACGCGTTGTCTTTGAGGACCTACAAGGCGCCATGGATTACCTCT tggacacagaagaagacatcgAGAACCGCATCGAACGCTACGGGATGGAGCCGAAAGCCTTCATGAGCGAGC AAGATCGCCTCCTCGTTTGCTCTCCGGACTGCATTGTGAAGGAGCCTCAGAGGCTGCGCGTTGAGCTGCATGAAGCTCTTGCTCTTTTAG GCGTCACCTGGGCTGTGGGCTTTCCTCTagcgtttcttctcggcgcAGCTTCGTCATTTTGGGGTCAGAAGACTGCGGCTTTCTTGGACATTGCAGTTCCCTacttcttctccatcgtcTCTG GCTGGTTGACAGGTTTCCTCCGACAGCGGCCTGCAGCAGGattctctctgcagaacgAGTAG
- a CDS encoding ThiF family protein (encoded by transcript TGME49_231940): protein MDSSSGTPGVRRKIPEMSAVVRDDNPYSRLMALQRMGVVDNYRAIRHKCVLVVGVGGVGSVASDMLARCGVGKLILFDYDKVELANMNRLFFTPKQCGQSKVEAARATLLEINPDVTIEAHNCNICSEFDLFFDRIVNGGLPLASLSETAGSRGRHPPVSPSLEQKEGKCPVDLVLSCVDNFAARITISQACNEAGVLWMNSGVSESATSGQIQTCIPGLLACFQCAPPYVVATSGDEKAIRREGVCAASLPTTMGIVAEAISLCLSSAEFSSVFSSRTLSSIFSVSGKRLRFSHTIHSMTFSPLSQCSQILSALMHGAEKDSICAYRLSGSLCAAAK, encoded by the exons ATGGATTCCTCTTCTGGAACACCCGGCGTGCGGCGGAAAATCCCCGAGATGAGCGCCGTTGTCCGCGATGACAATCCTTACTCGAGGCTCATGGCTCTACAAAG aatGGGGGTGGTTGATAACTACCGAGCAATCAGACACAAGTGCGTTCTGGTCGTCGGCGTCGGTGGCGTAGGCAGCGTGGCGAGCGACATGCTTGCTCGCTGCGGTGTCGGAAAATTAATTCTGTTCGACTACGACAAAGTGGAGCTTGCAAATATGAATCGCCTTTTTTTCACTCCCAAACAGTGTGGCCAAAGCAAAGTCGAG GCTGCGCGAGCGACGCTGTTGGAGATCAATCCCGACGTGACTATCGAGGCACACAACTGCAACATTTGCTCTGAATTCGACCTTTTCTTTGACCGGATCGTGAACGGCGGCCTTCCGCTGGCTTCGctctcggagacagcaggctCGAGGGGGAGACAcccgcctgtctctccttctctcgagcAAAAAGAGGGGAAGTGTCCAGTCGACTTGGTTCTCAGCTGCGTCGACAATTTCGCAGCAAGAATCACCATCAGTCAGGCCTGTAATGAGGCAG GCGTGCTTTGGATGAACAGCGGCGTAAGCGAGAGCGCGACAAGCGGTCAAATCCAGACCTGCATCCCTGGGCTCCTCGCATGCTTCCAG TGTGCTCCTCCCTACGTCGTGGCAACGAGTGGAGATGAAAAGGCGATCAGGCGCGAGGGCGTTTGTGCAGCTTCTCTCCCAACAACAATGGGCATTGTTGCAG AGGCgatatctctctgtctttcctctgcagagTTTTCAAGC GTCTTCTCGTCCAGAACGCTCTCAAGtatcttctctgtttcgggCAAACGACTCCGTTTCTCGCATACAATTCACTCGATGActttttcccctctttcaCAATGCAGCCAAATCCTCAGTGCGCTGATGCATGgtgcagaaaaagacag TATTTGTGCCTACAGGTTATCTGGATCTCTGTGTGCCGCAGCGAAGTAA